A single region of the Melopsittacus undulatus isolate bMelUnd1 chromosome 10, bMelUnd1.mat.Z, whole genome shotgun sequence genome encodes:
- the LOC101878625 gene encoding proton-coupled amino acid transporter 1 isoform X3 translates to MAEPKEPAKGGVELGTPNAAPSAGTMSTRRLRSEDYNDYSSTDVTPEGSPPGGINGFAHPESYQRFGETNGTTWYQTLIHLLKGNVGTGLLGLPLAVKNAGILLGPLSLLVMGVVAVHCMGILVKCAHHFCYRFQKQFVDYGGAMMYGLESTPSAWLRTHAVWGRRLVGLFLIITQLGFCCVYFVFLADNLKQVISAANGTTNDCSLNKTVAMTPTMDSRLYMLSLLPFVVLLTFIQNLKVLSIFSMLANVAMLGSLVVIYQYIVRDIPDPSGLPLAAAWKTYPLFFGTAIFAFEGIGVVLPLENKMKNPRQFPVILYVGMTIVTILYISLSVLGYLRFGADIQASITLNLPNCWCPGHPHPAPGHRHLTGGLRQQQCPGSHLPPAAGDRHLLL, encoded by the exons ATGGCTGAGCCCAAGGAGCCTGCGAAGGGAGGTGTTGAGCTGGGCACCCCTAATGCTGCTCCCTCCGCAGGGACCATGTCCACCCGGCGCCTCCGCAGCGAGGACTACAACGACTACAGCTCCACGGATGTGACACCGGAGGGGAGCCCGCCCGGAGGCATCAATGGGTTTGCTCATCCTGAGTCCTACCAGCGCTTCGGGGAGACCAATGGGACCAC GTGGTACCAGACCCTGATCCATCTCCTGAAGGGGAATGTTGGCAcggggctgctggggctgcctcTGGCAGTGAAGAACGCCGGCATCCTG ctgggTCCTCTGAGCCTGCTGGTGATGGGAGTCGTGGCTGTGCACTGCATGGGCATCCTGGTGAAGTGTGCCCATCACTTCTGCTACAG GTTCCAGAAGCAGTTTGTGGACTATGGAGGTGCCATGATGTACGGGCTGGAATCAACTCCTAGTGCGTGGCTGCGGACACATGCCGTCTGGGGAAG GCGCTTGGTGGGGCTTTTCCTGATCATCACTCAGCTGGGCTTCTGCTGCGTGTACTTCGTGTTTCTGGCTGACAATCTGAAGCAG GTCATATCTGCAGCAAATGGGACCACCAATGACTGCAGCTTGAACAAGACAGTGGCCATGACCCCCACCATGGACTCCCGGCTGTACATGCTGTCCCTCCTGCCTTTTGTGGTGCTGCTCACGTTCATCCAGAATCTCAAGGTCCTGTCCATCTTCTCCATGCTGGCCAACGTGGCCATGCTTGGCAGCCTCGTCGTGATCTACCAGTACATTGTCAGG GACATTCCTGATCCCAGTGGCCTGCCTCTAGCAGCAGCCTGGAAGACTTACCCTCTGTTTTTTGGCACTGCGATCTTTGCTTTCGAAGGCATTGGGGTG gTGCTGCCTCTGGAAAACAAGATGAAGAACCCCCGTCAGTTCCCAGTCATCCTCTACGTGGGGATGACCATTGTCACCATCCTGTACATCAGCCTGAGCGTCCTGGGGTACCTGCGCTTCGGGGCGGACATTCAGGCCAGCATAACACTCAACCTGCCCAACTGCTG
- the LOC101878625 gene encoding proton-coupled amino acid transporter 1 isoform X5, with product MAEPKEPAKGGVELGTPNAAPSAGTMSTRRLRSEDYNDYSSTDVTPEGSPPGGINGFAHPESYQRFGETNGTTWYQTLIHLLKGNVGTGLLGLPLAVKNAGILLGPLSLLVMGVVAVHCMGILVKCAHHFCYRFQKQFVDYGGAMMYGLESTPSAWLRTHAVWGRRLVGLFLIITQLGFCCVYFVFLADNLKQVISAANGTTNDCSLNKTVAMTPTMDSRLYMLSLLPFVVLLTFIQNLKVLSIFSMLANVAMLGSLVVIYQYIVRDIPDPSGLPLAAAWKTYPLFFGTAIFAFEGIGVVLPLENKMKNPRQFPVILYVGMTIVTILYISLSVLGYLRFGADIQASITLNLPNC from the exons ATGGCTGAGCCCAAGGAGCCTGCGAAGGGAGGTGTTGAGCTGGGCACCCCTAATGCTGCTCCCTCCGCAGGGACCATGTCCACCCGGCGCCTCCGCAGCGAGGACTACAACGACTACAGCTCCACGGATGTGACACCGGAGGGGAGCCCGCCCGGAGGCATCAATGGGTTTGCTCATCCTGAGTCCTACCAGCGCTTCGGGGAGACCAATGGGACCAC GTGGTACCAGACCCTGATCCATCTCCTGAAGGGGAATGTTGGCAcggggctgctggggctgcctcTGGCAGTGAAGAACGCCGGCATCCTG ctgggTCCTCTGAGCCTGCTGGTGATGGGAGTCGTGGCTGTGCACTGCATGGGCATCCTGGTGAAGTGTGCCCATCACTTCTGCTACAG GTTCCAGAAGCAGTTTGTGGACTATGGAGGTGCCATGATGTACGGGCTGGAATCAACTCCTAGTGCGTGGCTGCGGACACATGCCGTCTGGGGAAG GCGCTTGGTGGGGCTTTTCCTGATCATCACTCAGCTGGGCTTCTGCTGCGTGTACTTCGTGTTTCTGGCTGACAATCTGAAGCAG GTCATATCTGCAGCAAATGGGACCACCAATGACTGCAGCTTGAACAAGACAGTGGCCATGACCCCCACCATGGACTCCCGGCTGTACATGCTGTCCCTCCTGCCTTTTGTGGTGCTGCTCACGTTCATCCAGAATCTCAAGGTCCTGTCCATCTTCTCCATGCTGGCCAACGTGGCCATGCTTGGCAGCCTCGTCGTGATCTACCAGTACATTGTCAGG GACATTCCTGATCCCAGTGGCCTGCCTCTAGCAGCAGCCTGGAAGACTTACCCTCTGTTTTTTGGCACTGCGATCTTTGCTTTCGAAGGCATTGGGGTG gTGCTGCCTCTGGAAAACAAGATGAAGAACCCCCGTCAGTTCCCAGTCATCCTCTACGTGGGGATGACCATTGTCACCATCCTGTACATCAGCCTGAGCGTCCTGGGGTACCTGCGCTTCGGGGCGGACATTCAGGCCAGCATAACACTCAACCTGCCCAACTGCTG A
- the LOC101878625 gene encoding proton-coupled amino acid transporter 1 isoform X4 encodes MAEPKEPAKGGVELGTPNAAPSAGTMSTRRLRSEDYNDYSSTDVTPEGSPPGGINGFAHPESYQRFGETNGTTWYQTLIHLLKGNVGTGLLGLPLAVKNAGILLGPLSLLVMGVVAVHCMGILVKCAHHFCYRFQKQFVDYGGAMMYGLESTPSAWLRTHAVWGRRLVGLFLIITQLGFCCVYFVFLADNLKQVISAANGTTNDCSLNKTVAMTPTMDSRLYMLSLLPFVVLLTFIQNLKVLSIFSMLANVAMLGSLVVIYQYIVRDIPDPSGLPLAAAWKTYPLFFGTAIFAFEGIGVVLPLENKMKNPRQFPVILYVGMTIVTILYISLSVLGYLRFGADIQASITLNLPNCWIRL; translated from the exons ATGGCTGAGCCCAAGGAGCCTGCGAAGGGAGGTGTTGAGCTGGGCACCCCTAATGCTGCTCCCTCCGCAGGGACCATGTCCACCCGGCGCCTCCGCAGCGAGGACTACAACGACTACAGCTCCACGGATGTGACACCGGAGGGGAGCCCGCCCGGAGGCATCAATGGGTTTGCTCATCCTGAGTCCTACCAGCGCTTCGGGGAGACCAATGGGACCAC GTGGTACCAGACCCTGATCCATCTCCTGAAGGGGAATGTTGGCAcggggctgctggggctgcctcTGGCAGTGAAGAACGCCGGCATCCTG ctgggTCCTCTGAGCCTGCTGGTGATGGGAGTCGTGGCTGTGCACTGCATGGGCATCCTGGTGAAGTGTGCCCATCACTTCTGCTACAG GTTCCAGAAGCAGTTTGTGGACTATGGAGGTGCCATGATGTACGGGCTGGAATCAACTCCTAGTGCGTGGCTGCGGACACATGCCGTCTGGGGAAG GCGCTTGGTGGGGCTTTTCCTGATCATCACTCAGCTGGGCTTCTGCTGCGTGTACTTCGTGTTTCTGGCTGACAATCTGAAGCAG GTCATATCTGCAGCAAATGGGACCACCAATGACTGCAGCTTGAACAAGACAGTGGCCATGACCCCCACCATGGACTCCCGGCTGTACATGCTGTCCCTCCTGCCTTTTGTGGTGCTGCTCACGTTCATCCAGAATCTCAAGGTCCTGTCCATCTTCTCCATGCTGGCCAACGTGGCCATGCTTGGCAGCCTCGTCGTGATCTACCAGTACATTGTCAGG GACATTCCTGATCCCAGTGGCCTGCCTCTAGCAGCAGCCTGGAAGACTTACCCTCTGTTTTTTGGCACTGCGATCTTTGCTTTCGAAGGCATTGGGGTG gTGCTGCCTCTGGAAAACAAGATGAAGAACCCCCGTCAGTTCCCAGTCATCCTCTACGTGGGGATGACCATTGTCACCATCCTGTACATCAGCCTGAGCGTCCTGGGGTACCTGCGCTTCGGGGCGGACATTCAGGCCAGCATAACACTCAACCTGCCCAACTGCTG GATTCGGTTATAA